A genomic region of Anopheles aquasalis chromosome Y, idAnoAquaMG_Q_19, whole genome shotgun sequence contains the following coding sequences:
- the LOC126579929 gene encoding mucin-5AC-like isoform X1, with protein MPLYSELYHNFVGNTPIIPTPISVGSASYSPPTYVGVSRAYPNALTGAGGRTSVTHPTFSRGYVPKLTPITETPLTSTRIAALGRVSSPKFLHHTGPAGTGTGSSIAGHAGHGHVSPTYQKPRRTINTADIDVSASKYASRSSPSPSSTLLSQRGKTLVDSYVGTSPPAAGVHLNHHHHHHHHSTINNNNSAPSVATSPSEGTDTRSVTRDQELSERSEQRRARSTINRNRAVVRLNTIRARSRSRGSRGSTERSERTSPDTTTTATTATTAAASTGYDEQMLLLEPATTRGSSSWRDNFREELSFRPRRTEPTKSPGELLLEKHLIREGVAAEQPLDTGGLILRSPVMKRRGTVNRRKSGAKIPSFHEICADISSDKLDDDLNAGELRRRASQLIEDELLQFQAELKQVAAAAAATGNGANGSGPGGAPGAVPPETLEERLKEALEQQIQEDSGVEFAEKRKQKKVKRTKTKVLPRLECVEQQQQQDTVTAVTGDVVVENAPPPRLVAAVESIEECTLFKLPKKKKKAVSGEGAAEKEEQSTPKKTAALSKSVVTSGTVPVPVSHQAVVSTVGGSEPKQAVLLRNGFGAEVSQTAAETKESQPKAVPAVKQQVGIKTYVRKKTVEKLSELSATVVSVDSDAAAAAAPKVLPAEPPKVQESGSTTVEVLAAKRVVPKEQQQPLALDEKKFPNQNSTEPLKVKQAGAAAPKVLPAEPPKVQESGSTTVEVLAAKRVVPKEQQQPLALDEKKFPNQNSTEPLKVKQAGAAAQKVLPAEPPKVQESGSTTVEVLAAKRVVPKEQQQPLALDEKKFPNQNSTEPLKVKQAGAAAQKVLPAEPPKVQESGSTTVEVLAAKRVVSKEQQQPPALDEKKFPNQNSTEPLKVKQAGAAAPKVLPAEPPKVQESGSTTVEVLAAKRVVPKEQQQPPALDEKKFPNQNSTEPLKVKQAGAAAQKVLPAEPPKVQESGSTTVEVLAAKRVVSKEQQQPLALDEKKFPNQNSTEPLKVKQAGAAAPKVLPAEPPKVQESGSTTVEVLAAKRVVPKEQQQPLALDEKKFPNQHTTEPLKVKQVTAATPGVTVAEQSTKKSESCSPTDTGVQLESSTGASKAGTVPVPKAGQGNVASAQPDFQASLAAGSKPASSKLQQPAAGAPAPKPVEEPKAAPKAIGGLKPAVRKKPLELSTVDEVDFWSTIGTRETVSFARRKQQQLGGDLRPRFIEEEQEDGSSSSASAASPTVHQKQFREAFGHSTPPTTPTATVAPAPGERKQLANGQRGAPTPSEQSKADGGKAVQPPVSPAVNQGATDPGKRLPSAAAEKPSPPASQGAAKPGVGDPVPKVVARVTEPLPGGGSTLGASTGLPGHVPLDTKKLSPKELIKAVAPNIAAAVEQKKRSEEQCKQSLAQTPVASPSTTITTTMMTTTTTTTTTTTTTTMTTMMNEEPTTKKVVKKVVKVVKTKTATGTGPGDQPVAKDVPPATLVTKAKQPPPQNKPPSVSITKDEKVQQQQTLERMKTKLNRITLNMGAKSLEVEVKECQKCQSAIVVSSEGPAGGTLSVLPGAIGQPSVTSSALQQKPMMTTTNTTSTTTTGRPILAYTGTKLTKNKFGTLDNLSDLSSTAAGNDNTSQQNNQQQAQVSGASVQQRNSKQYRCGARSEEEEAEEGDASASETSFSGVEDDWTSSDDELDAMANDKPEKKKPFDPTKRVKLNFDQMRKCYSKEEKCPIVLVARPRPLWKVKRHGHRHNRKADLTSSSSSGSSSSGSGSSRRASRATDDSTTTTSTTTSTTGRTSNDQTSSGAASTVEGAGATSDINTDSSVNSSTGGQRHRHQQAGKQKQKQKRGSASGGSGAASTLPSDPFGDIYDTPMVIPLHAEPRCSSSASRSATGAQARKSSGSVLDENNNNNNGGNSGSQSSQALTDLIGDEDERGRSIGVGHEVRSTSTSSHDSGFYGGGTAPISPKKALETSYTYAQFQKTGKLTAPATVIPRFRKYNVDDFHFLTVLGKGSFGKVFLAELKNSDYYYAIKCLKKDVVLEDDDVDCTLIERKVLALGTKHPFLCHLFCTFQTDSHLFFVMEYLNGGDLMFHIQQSGRFPEARARFYAAEIVSGLKFLHRKGIVYRDLKLDNVLLDYDGHVRIADFGMCKLEIYLDKLADSFCGTPDYMAPEIIKGQKYNQAVDWWSFGVLVYEMLVGQSPFSGCDEDELFWSICNEIPWFPHYLSKEALRLLQSLLEKDATIRLGVLNTMDEESDIKYHPFFNSITWDKLERRAVEPPFKPQVRHPLDTQYFDKQFTRERARLTPIDRNILASMDQAQFEGFTYTNPNNTLTKLREKQKKKQKKMYFCPQCGDIKVTYNMF; from the exons ATGCCACTGTACTCGGAGCTGTACCACAACTTTGTGGGCAACACGCCAATCATCCCGACCCCGATCTCGGTCGGTTCGGCCAGCTACAGCCCACCGACGTACGTCGGTGTGTCGCGTGCCTACCCGAACGCCCTGACCGGTGCGGGCGGGCGGACGAGCGTCACCCATCCCACCTTCAGCCGCGGGTACGTACCGAAGCTGACGCCGATCACCGAGACACCGCTGACCAGCACGCGGATCGCGGCACTTGGGCGCGTCAGCTCGCCCAAGTTCCTGCACCACACCGGGCcggccggtaccggtaccggttccaGCATAGCCGGCCATGCCGGCCACGGGCACGTGTCGCCAACGTACCAGAAACCTCGGCGCACCATCAACACGGCCGACATCGACGTGTCCGCGTCCAAGTACGCGTCCCGCTCGTCcccgtcaccatcgtcaacACTCCTGTCGCAGCGCGGTAAAACCCTGGTCGACTCGTACGTCGGCACCAGTCCACCGGCGGCCGGTGTGCAcctcaaccatcaccaccaccaccaccaccactctacaatcaacaacaacaacagtgcacCATCGGTTGCGACGTCACCCAGTGAAGGGACGGACACGCGCTCGGTGACACGCGATCAAGAGCTCAGTGAGCGCAGCGAACAGCGGCGGGCACGCTCCACcatcaaccggaaccgggccGTGGTGCGGCTGAACACGATCCGTGCCCGTAGCCGGTCACGCGGTAGCCGCGGTAGTACGGAGCGATCGGAGCGCACCTCACCagacaccacgacgacggcgacgacggcgacgacggcggccgcATCGACCGGGTACGATGAGCAGATGCTCCTGCTCGAACCCGCTACTACCCGGGGTAGTAGCTCGTGGCGGGACAACTTCCGCGAGGAGCTATCGTTTCGACCGCGGCGTACCGAACCGACGAAATCGCCcggtgagctgctgctcgaaaaGCATCTGATACGGGAGGGGGTGGCGGCCGAACAGCCGCTCGATACCGGCGGCCTTATCCTTCGCTCCCCGGTCATGAAGCGGCGCGGTACGGTGAACCGGCGGAAGAGCGGGGCCAAGATACCGAGCTTCCACGAGATCTGCGCCGACATCAGCTCGGACAAGCTGGACGACGATCTGAATGCGGGCGAACTGCGGCGCCGGGCGTCCCAGCTGATCGAGGATGAGCTGCTCCAGTTCCAGGCGGAGCTGAAACAGgtggctgccgctgccgctgccacggGGAACGGCGCAAACGGTAGCGGTCCGGGTGGCGCACCCGGTGCCGTTCCGCCCGAGACGCTCGAGGAGCGGCTAAAGGAGGCACTCGAGCAGCAGATACAGGAGGATTCCGGTGTCGAGTTTGCCGAGAAGcgcaagcagaagaaggtgaagcgcACCAAGACGAAGGTGCTACCGCGGTTAGAGTGcgtggaacagcagcagcaacaggacacCGTGACCGCCGTAACCGGggacgtggtggtggagaatgcgccaccaccgcggctAGTGGCCGCGGTGGAATCGATCGAGGAGTGCACACTGTTCAAGCTgcccaagaagaagaaaaaggcgGTAAGTGGTGAAGGAGCGGCGGAGAAAGAGGAGCAAAGCACACCGAAGAAGACGGCGGCGCTGAGCAAGTCCGTGGTCACGAGCGgcacggtaccggtgccggtttcgCACCAGGCGGTGGTCTCCACCGTCGGTGGCAGCGAACCGAAACAGGCCGTACTGCTGCGGAACGGGTTCGGCGCGGAGGTGTCCCAAACGGCCGCCGAGACGAAGGAAAGTCAACCGAAAGCGGTACCGGCAGTGAAGCAGCAGGTGGGAATCAAGACGTACGTACGGAAGAAAACGGTCGAGAAGCTCAGTGAACTGTCAGCGACAGTGGTGAGCGTGGATagtgacgctgctgctgctgctgcaccaaaagTATTGCCAGCTGAACCGCCAAAGGTGCAGGAATCGGGGAGCACAACTGTGGAAGTGCTGGCGGCCAAGAGAGTAGTTCccaaggagcaacagcagccgctggCACTCGATGAGAAGAAGTTTCCGAATCAGAACTCGACGGAGCCCTTGAAAGTGAAgcaagctggtgctgctgcaccaaaagTATTGCCAGCTGAACCGCCAAAGGTGCAGGAATCGGGGAGCACAACTGTGGAAGTGCTGGCGGCCAAGAGAGTAGTTCccaaggagcaacagcagccgctggCACTCGATGAGAAGAAGTTTCCGAACCAGAACTCGACGGAGCCCTTGAAAGTGAAgcaagctggtgctgctgcacaaaaAGTATTGCCAGCTGAACCGCCAAAGGTGCAGGAATCGGGGAGCACAACTGTGGAAGTGCTGGCGGCCAAGAGAGTAGTTCccaaggagcaacagcagccgctggCACTCGATGAGAAGAAGTTTCCGAACCAGAACTCAACAGAGCCCTTGAAAGTAAAgcaagctggtgctgctgcacaaaaAGTATTGCCAGCTGAACCGCCAAAGGTGCAGGAATCGGGGAGCACAACTGTGGAAGTGCTGGCGGCCAAGAGAGTAGTttccaaggagcagcagcagccgccggcaCTCGATGAGAAGAAGTTTCCGAACCAGAATTCGACGGAGCCCTTGAAAGTGAAgcaagctggtgctgctgcaccaaaagTATTGCCAGCTGAACCGCCAAAGGTGCAGGAATCGGGGAGCACAACTGTGGAAGTGCTGGCGGCCAAGAGAGTAGTTcccaaggagcagcagcagccgccggcaCTCGATGAGAAGAAGTTTCCGAACCAGAATTCGACGGAGCCCTTGAAAGTGAAgcaagctggtgctgctgcacaaaaAGTATTGCCAGCTGAACCGCCAAAGGTGCAGGAATCGGGGAGCACAACTGTGGAAGTGCTGGCGGCCAAGAGAGTAGTTTccaaggagcaacagcagccgctggCACTCGATGAGAAGAAGTTTCCGAACCAGAATTCGACGGAGCCCTTGAAAGTGAAgcaagctggtgctgctgcaccaaaagTATTGCCAGCTGAACCGCCAAAGGTGCAGGAATCGGGGAGCACAACTGTGGAAGTGCTGGCGGCCAAGAGAGTAGTTCccaaggagcaacagcagccgctggCACTCGATGAGAAGAAGTTTCCGAACCAGCACACGACGGAGCCCTTGAAAGTGAAGCAagttactgctgctactcctggaGTAACCGTTGCAGAGCAGTCGACGAAGAAGTCCGAATCATGCAGCCCTACGGACACTGGCGTCCAACTAGAGTCCAGCACTGGCGCTAGCAAAGCTGGAACTGTACCGGTACCAAAAGCAGGCCAGGGCAACGTTGCCTCGGCCCAGCCTGATTTCCAGGCCAGTCTGGCGGCCGGTTCCAAACCAGCGTCCAGCAAGCTGCAGCAACCGGCAGCCGGTGCACCAGCCCCCAAACCAGTGGAAGAACCAAAGGCGGCCCCGAAAGCGATCGGTGGCCTGAAGCCGGCGGTACGCAAGAAACCGCTCGAGCTGTCAACGGTGGACGAGGTTGACTTCTGGAGTACGATCGGGACGCGTGAAACCGTCTCGTTTGCTCGgcgaaagcaacagcagctgggcGGTGATCTGCGGCCACGATTCATcgaggaggaacaggaggacGGTTCATCGTCTTCGGCGTCGGCCGCCTCACCGACCGTCCACCAGAAGCAGTTCCGTGAAGCGTTCGGTCACTCCacaccaccgaccacaccgACAGCTACTgttgcaccggcaccgggggaGCGCAAACAGCTAGCAAATGGGCAGCGGGGGGCACCAACACCGTCCGAACAGAGCAAAGCAGATGGTGGTAAGGCAGTGCAGCCGCCCGTCTCACCGGCGGTCAACCAAGGTGCAACGGATCCAGGAAAGCGGCTTCCTTCCGCAGCCGCCGaaaaaccttcaccaccagcgtcaCAGGGGGCGGCCAAACCGGGTGTCGGTGACCCGGTGCCGAAGGTGGTGGCACGCGTCACCGAGCCACTTCCGGGCGGCGGAAGTACACTCGGTGCATCGACCGGTTTGCCGGGGCACGTGCCACTCGACACGAAGAAGCTCTCGCCGAAGGAGCTGATCAAGGCGGTGGCACCGAACATTGCGGCGGCCGTTGAGCAGAAGAAGCGATCCGAGGAGCAATGTAAACAAAGCCTCGCTCAGACCCCGGTGGCGAGCCCGAGCACCACGATCACtaccacgatgatgacgacaacgacgacgacgacgacgacgacgacgacaacgacgatgactacCATGATGAACGAGGAGCCCACCACCaagaaggtggtgaagaaggtggtgaaagtggtgaaaacgaaaacggcTACCGGTACGGGGCCCGGTGATCAGCCTGTGGCCAAGGATGTGCCACCGGCCACGCTGGTCACCAAAGCGAAGCAACCGCCACCACAGAACAAGCCACCCAGCGTCAGCATCACCAAGGACgaaaaggtgcagcagcagcagacgctcGAGCGCATGAAGACGAAGCTGAATCGGATAACGCTGAACATGGGCGCGAAAAGCCTCGAGGTGGAGGTGAAGGAATGCCAAAAATGTCAGTCGGCGATCGTCGTGTCGTCCGAGGGTCCCGCTGGTGGTACGCTGAGCGTGCTTCCGGGCGCGATCGGGCAGCCATCGGTGACGTCATCGGCCTTACAGCAGAAGCCGatgatgaccaccaccaacaccaccagcaccaccacgaccgggCGGCCGATCCTTGCCTACACCGGTACCAAGCTGACAAAGAATAAATTCGGCACGCTAGACAACCTGAGCGACCTATCATCGACGGCCGCTGGCAACGATAACACATCGCAGCAGAATAATCAGCAACAGGCGCAAGTCAGTGGTGCAAGTGTACAACagcgcaacagcaaacagtacAGGTGTGGTGCGCGCagtgaggaagaggaagcagaggaaggtgacgcatcggcatcggagaCCTCCTTCTCCGGCGTAGAGGACGACTGGACGTCGTCGGACGACGAGCTAGACGCGATGGCGAACGATAAgccggaaaagaagaaacccttCGACCCGACCAAGCGGGTCAAGCTCAACTTTGACCAGATGCGCAAGTGCTACTCGAAGGAGGAGAAGTGCCCGATCGTCCTAGTGGCCCGGCCCCGCCCGCTCTGGAAGGTGAAACGGCACGGCCACCGGCACAACCGGAAGGCCGAcctgacgagcagcagcagtagcggcagcagcagcagcggtagcggcagcagccgccgtGCCAGTCGTGCAACCGACGACTCGACCACCACAACCTCGACCACCACGTCCACCACCGGGCGCACCTCCAACGATCAAACGTCCTCCGGGGCGGCCTCCACGGTCGAGGGTGCCGGTGCAACCTCGGACATCAACACCGACAGCAGCGTCAACTCGAGTACGGGCggccagcgccaccgccaccagcaggccggcaagcagaagcagaagcaaaaacgGGGCAGCGCATCCGGTGGATCAGGGGCAGCGTCCACCCTGCCCTCCGATCCGTTCGGTGACATCTACGATACACCGATGGTCATTCCGCTGCACGCGGAACCACgctgcagtagcagcgccAGCCGGAGCGCAACCGGTGCGCAAGCCCGCAAAAGCAGCGGCTCAGTCCTGgacgagaacaacaacaacaacaacgggggCAACAGTGGCAGCCAGAGTAGCCAGGCGCTGACCGATCTGAtcggcgacgaggacgaacggGGCCGCTCGATCGGTGTTGGGCACGAGGtgcgcagcaccagcaccagtagccaCGATTCCGGTTTCTACGGTGGCGGTACCGCACCGATCAGCCCGAAGAAGGCGCTCG AGACATCATACACGTACGCCCAGTTCCAGAAGACGGGCAAGCTGACTGCCCCGGCCACAGTGATACCGCGCTTCCGGAAGTACAACGTGGACGATTTCCACTTCTTGACGGTGCTGGGCAAGGGTAGCTTTGGCAAG GTGTTTTTGGCTGAGCTAAAAAACTCGGACTACTACTACGCGATCAAGTGCCTGAAGAAGGATGTCGTGctggaggacgacgacgtcgactgTACACTGATCGAGCGAAAGGTACTGGCCCTCGGTACCAAGCACCCGTTCCTGTGCCATTTGTTCTGCACCTTTCAAACGGAT AGTCACTTGTTTTTCGTCATGGAGTACCTGAACGGTGGGGACCTCATGTTTCACATACAGCAGAGTGGACGGTTCCCGGAGGCCCGCGCCCGCTTCTACGCCGCCGAGATCGTGTCCGGGCTCAAGTTCCTGCACCGCAAGGGCATCGTCTATCG CGATCTGAAGCTGGACAATGTGCTGCTGGACTACGACGGCCACGTGCGGATAGCCGACTTCGGCATGTGCAAGCTGGAAATCTATCTGGACAAGCTGGCGGACAGCTTCTGCGGTACACCGGACTACATGGCACCTGAAATCATAAAG GGTCAGAAGTACAACCAGGCCGTAGACTGGTGGTCGTTCGGCGTGCTGGTCTACGAGATGCTCGTCGGCCAGTCCCCCTTCAGCGGCTgcgacgaggacgagctgTTCTGGTCCATCTGCAACGAGATTCCGTGGTTTCCGCACTATCTCTCCAAGGAGGCGCTACGATTGCTGCAATCG ctgctggagaaaGATGCCACGATTCGGCTCGGCGTGCTGAATACGATGGACGAGGAGAGTGACATCAAATACCATCCATTTTTCAATAGTATTACCTGGGACAAGCTGGAGAGAAGAGCCGTCGAGCCCCCGTTCAAGCCACAAGTC CGGCACCCGCTCGATACGCAGTATTTCGACAAGCAGTTCACCCGCGAGCGAGCACGACtgacaccgatcgatcgcaacatACTGGCCTCGATGGATCAGGCCCAGTTCGAGGGCTTCACCTACACCAATCCCAATAATACGCTGAC aaaGCTGcgcgagaagcagaagaaaaagcagaagaaaatgtATTTCTGCCCACAGTGCGGTGATATTAAAGTAACGTACAACATGTTTTGA